Genomic segment of Oceaniferula flava:
AATCAAAACCGGCACCCGCGTCAGCGATGCCCGCAAGCTCTGCCCCGGCATCCAGATTGTCGAGGCGCAACCGGCGCGCTATGTCGAGCTGCACCACCGCCTCGTCGCCGCGGTGGAAAGCTGCATCCACGTCGAGGCCGTGCTCTCCATCGATGAGATGTGGTGCTGGCTGCCCTACAACCTACGGGAAACCGAGACCGTGCTCAAGATCGCCGCCAACATCAAGGCCGCCATTCTCGGGCAAGTCGGTCCGTGGATCAACGGCTCGATCGGCGTGGCACCGAACCGCTGGCTCGCCAAGATGGCCTCGAAAATGCGCAAGCCGAACGGGCTGTTAGTGATCCACGCCAGCGACCTGCCGGAAATCCTCTACGAGCTCGATCTGCGCGATCTGCACGGCTTGGGACGCGGCATGGAACTGCGCCTGCATGCCCACGGCATCCACGATGTGCGCAGTCTCTGCCAGCTGGATCGGCACCGACTGCACACCGCCTGGGGCGGCATCGAGGGGGATCGGCTCTGGCTCCAACTCCGTGGTCACGAGGTGCCGGACTCTGAGACCACGCGTCGCAGCATTGGCCACAGCCACGTGCTGCCACCGGACAAACGCGCGCCCGATCCAGCGCTGACGATTCTACACAAACTCACCCAGAAGGCCGGGCAACGACTGCGCAGCCACGGCATGCTGGCGCGCAGCTTTCAGCTCTCCCTGCAGTATCTGCGCGGCGGTCACTGGGTGGAGGAGGTCAAGATCGAGGCCACCGATGACGCCTTGTCGCTGGCACGCATCGCCAGCCAGCTCTGGCGCATGCGCCCGCATCATGCCGAATCGCTGTTGAAAATCTCCATGGTGTTAGGTCGACTCACCCATGCGGGAAACCATACCCCTTCCCTGTTTTCCACCCTGATGGAAGAGGAAGATGAAACCCCCGATCCGGAGGCGACGGATCCGATCAAAAAACAGG
This window contains:
- a CDS encoding DNA polymerase Y family protein, whose translation is MDLSALFVDFDAYFASAEQHMNPQLRGLPVGVAPVLAESSCCIAASYEAKAHGIKTGTRVSDARKLCPGIQIVEAQPARYVELHHRLVAAVESCIHVEAVLSIDEMWCWLPYNLRETETVLKIAANIKAAILGQVGPWINGSIGVAPNRWLAKMASKMRKPNGLLVIHASDLPEILYELDLRDLHGLGRGMELRLHAHGIHDVRSLCQLDRHRLHTAWGGIEGDRLWLQLRGHEVPDSETTRRSIGHSHVLPPDKRAPDPALTILHKLTQKAGQRLRSHGMLARSFQLSLQYLRGGHWVEEVKIEATDDALSLARIASQLWRMRPHHAESLLKISMVLGRLTHAGNHTPSLFSTLMEEEDETPDPEATDPIKKQAVTAAMDQIVGKFGRQSLYLGGSHGAMENAPMRISFGHIPDLDIESD